One genomic region from Selenomonadales bacterium encodes:
- a CDS encoding transposase: ANRALYATRQAIIEHVFGTLKRSMGFTYFLTRGLESVRAEASLAFLGYNLKRAISLLGVERILKELASKAVAISFVLWPNRVRIVIFREILG; encoded by the coding sequence GGCGAACAGAGCACTCTACGCGACACGACAGGCAATCATCGAACATGTCTTTGGCACCCTAAAACGAAGCATGGGGTTCACGTACTTTCTGACTCGTGGGTTAGAGTCAGTCAGAGCGGAGGCTTCTTTGGCATTTTTAGGGTATAACCTCAAGCGGGCGATTTCGCTGCTCGGCGTGGAACGGATACTCAAGGAACTGGCTAGTAAGGCGGTAGCCATTTCTTTTGTGCTCTGGCCGAACCGGGTTCGCATCGTCATTTTCCGCGAAATACTCGGTTAA
- the aspS gene encoding aspartate--tRNA ligase — MILKRSYAGHVDSGRVGEEIRLCGWVAKRRDLGGLIFVDLRDISGIVQVVFSPDEKDVHMAAESLRGEYVIEVTGRVALRPEEGINRHMATGEVEVRASRLIVFNAAKTPPFYIQAELKADESLRLRYRYLDLRRPELQGALVLRHKVAMAARKFLDGEGFLEIETPQLTRSTPEGARDYVVPSRVNPGLFYALPQSPQLFKQLLMVAGYDKYFQLARCFRDEDLRADRQPEFTQIDIEMSFVSEADVQAMTEGLIAHISEQALGQKVELPFPRLTYREAMDRFGSDKPDTRFGLELVDVTDVVVGCDFKVFAEAAKSGTVRALNAKGCGGYSRKDIDWLSEIAGKYGAKGLGWMAVEPTGIRSPIAKFLSTEVLDNLVARLTAEPGDLLLFVAGKPKVVLTSLGAVRLQLGEQLGLKKSGQFNYLWVTEFPLLEWDEDERRFAACHHPFTSPLPEDLGKLDSAPAEARARAYDLVLNGVELGGGSIRIHSRELQERMFACLGLTPEECTEKFGFLLEAFEYGTPPHGGIALGLDRLVMLLAGRDSIRDCIAFPKTTSAQCLMTSAPNRVPEKLLRELSLRDVRPCSNGSCSR; from the coding sequence ATGATTCTTAAGCGTAGTTATGCCGGTCACGTGGACAGCGGCAGGGTGGGAGAGGAGATTAGGCTGTGCGGCTGGGTGGCTAAGCGCCGCGACCTCGGCGGGCTAATTTTCGTCGACCTGCGCGACATCAGCGGCATCGTGCAGGTGGTTTTTTCCCCGGACGAAAAGGACGTACATATGGCGGCCGAGTCATTGCGCGGTGAGTACGTAATCGAGGTCACGGGACGCGTGGCCTTGCGGCCGGAGGAGGGCATTAATCGCCATATGGCGACGGGTGAGGTAGAAGTGAGGGCAAGCCGGCTCATCGTGTTTAACGCAGCCAAGACCCCGCCCTTCTACATTCAGGCGGAGCTTAAAGCGGACGAGAGCTTGCGCCTGCGCTACCGCTACCTAGATTTAAGGCGCCCGGAGCTCCAGGGCGCGCTTGTGCTGCGGCACAAAGTCGCCATGGCCGCGCGGAAGTTTCTTGACGGCGAGGGTTTCCTCGAAATAGAAACGCCGCAGCTTACGCGGTCTACGCCCGAGGGCGCGCGTGACTATGTGGTGCCGAGCCGCGTCAATCCAGGCCTGTTTTATGCGCTACCGCAGTCGCCGCAGCTCTTTAAGCAGCTCTTAATGGTCGCGGGTTATGACAAATACTTTCAGCTCGCGCGCTGCTTCCGCGACGAGGACCTGCGCGCCGACCGGCAGCCCGAGTTTACCCAAATAGATATAGAAATGTCTTTCGTCAGCGAGGCAGACGTGCAGGCGATGACCGAAGGCTTGATTGCTCACATTTCGGAGCAGGCTTTAGGGCAGAAAGTCGAGCTTCCTTTCCCGCGCCTTACTTACCGCGAGGCGATGGACCGCTTTGGCTCAGATAAGCCTGATACCCGCTTTGGCTTGGAACTAGTCGATGTGACCGATGTGGTAGTGGGGTGTGACTTCAAAGTTTTTGCAGAAGCAGCTAAGAGCGGAACCGTGCGTGCGCTTAACGCCAAAGGCTGTGGCGGCTACAGCCGCAAGGACATCGATTGGCTAAGCGAAATAGCCGGGAAATACGGCGCCAAAGGGCTAGGGTGGATGGCCGTAGAACCAACCGGCATCCGCTCGCCGATTGCCAAGTTCCTAAGTACAGAAGTGCTTGACAACCTCGTCGCGCGGCTTACCGCCGAGCCGGGAGACCTGCTCTTGTTCGTAGCCGGCAAACCTAAAGTGGTGCTTACATCACTTGGGGCGGTGAGGCTGCAGTTAGGTGAGCAATTGGGCTTAAAGAAGAGCGGGCAGTTCAATTACCTGTGGGTAACCGAGTTTCCGCTCCTAGAGTGGGACGAAGACGAACGCCGCTTTGCCGCGTGTCATCATCCCTTTACCTCGCCGCTGCCCGAGGACTTAGGAAAACTAGACAGTGCGCCGGCAGAAGCCCGCGCGCGCGCTTACGACCTTGTGCTTAACGGGGTAGAGCTTGGCGGCGGCAGCATCCGCATTCACAGCCGCGAGCTGCAAGAGCGCATGTTCGCCTGCCTCGGCCTCACGCCCGAGGAATGCACGGAGAAGTTCGGCTTTTTGCTGGAAGCCTTCGAGTACGGCACACCGCCGCACGGCGGCATCGCCTTAGGCCTCGACCGTTTGGTCATGCTGCTCGCCGGGCGCGACTCCATCCGCGACTGCATCGCTTTCCCCAAAACCACAAGCGCCCAGTGCCTGATGACCTCCGCGCCAAACCGCGTGCCGGAGAAGCTGTTGCGGGAACTGTCGCTGAGGGACGTCAGACCGTGCTCAAACGGGAGTTGTAGCAGATGA
- the hemZ gene encoding coproporphyrinogen dehydrogenase HemZ, with protein MSKPYGDLVGVRPGKLADSMLALGFPAAEVAHRLVLERGVDPVRARLLVEIALTQQAILAPFKGRQELVAMYVSIPFCPSRCAYCSFPSHSLEQYRRAKREQYLVGLLREIEAVAEAMDNCGLLLSALYIGGGTPTTLEASQIGVLLPALAACPTWERPREATFEAGRPDTLDEGKLDAIPRDYRLSINPQSMHDRTLLAIGRRHSATDVRESFALARQLGFNNINMDLIVGLPGETPADIAASLEQVLDLEPESVTLHMFSPKRASRFGGGEAWERMSDADARAASDLAVGKLRPAMHPYYLYRQRAILGGLENTGWSRPGRECLYNVMMIAETHGVIGVGAGANSIFPVPGQEWQRHANPKDAALYLQRLPELIKEKRALLSAWRKKDDS; from the coding sequence GTGAGCAAGCCGTACGGAGATTTAGTCGGGGTGCGCCCGGGAAAACTAGCGGACAGCATGCTCGCACTTGGTTTCCCTGCCGCGGAAGTGGCGCATCGCTTGGTGCTTGAGCGCGGGGTGGACCCTGTGCGCGCGCGTCTCTTGGTAGAAATAGCGCTTACGCAGCAGGCTATACTTGCGCCGTTTAAGGGGCGCCAAGAGCTTGTGGCAATGTACGTAAGTATTCCTTTTTGCCCGTCGCGCTGCGCCTACTGCAGTTTCCCCAGCCACAGCCTAGAGCAGTACCGGCGCGCAAAGAGAGAGCAGTACTTAGTTGGACTGCTGCGCGAGATAGAAGCTGTCGCCGAGGCCATGGATAACTGCGGGCTCCTGCTCTCTGCCCTCTACATTGGCGGGGGTACACCTACTACGCTCGAGGCGTCCCAGATTGGCGTATTGCTGCCGGCACTCGCGGCATGTCCTACGTGGGAGCGGCCAAGGGAAGCCACCTTTGAAGCCGGTCGCCCGGACACGCTAGACGAGGGCAAGCTAGACGCAATCCCGCGCGACTACCGCCTTTCCATCAACCCACAGAGCATGCACGACCGAACCCTTCTGGCCATCGGGCGGCGCCATTCGGCCACAGACGTGCGGGAAAGCTTTGCGCTGGCGCGGCAGCTAGGTTTTAACAACATCAATATGGACCTAATTGTCGGCTTGCCGGGGGAGACTCCCGCCGACATCGCCGCGAGTCTAGAGCAGGTACTAGACCTAGAGCCTGAGAGCGTGACGCTGCACATGTTTTCCCCAAAGCGCGCCTCGCGCTTTGGCGGGGGCGAGGCGTGGGAGCGCATGAGCGACGCGGATGCCCGTGCGGCGAGCGATTTGGCCGTGGGTAAGCTGCGGCCTGCCATGCACCCGTACTACCTCTACCGCCAGCGCGCTATTCTAGGCGGACTAGAGAACACCGGGTGGAGTCGGCCGGGGCGGGAGTGCTTGTATAATGTTATGATGATTGCCGAAACGCACGGGGTTATCGGCGTAGGTGCGGGAGCCAACAGCATCTTTCCGGTGCCGGGCCAAGAGTGGCAGCGTCACGCGAACCCCAAAGATGCGGCCCTCTACCTGCAGCGTTTGCCCGAGCTAATTAAAGAAAAGCGCGCACTGCTTAGCGCATGGAGGAAGAAAGATGATTCTTAA
- a CDS encoding MBL fold metallo-hydrolase, giving the protein MKVLTCPVGSLQTNCYIVVHENSAAVIDPGADEGSIMALLAGEGAAVKSIVLTHGHADHVAAAAALKRLTGAPILAHPADSYLLRATENMIARALGLTEVIVPDVDLSDAKSVSLAGIEFAVLATPGHTPGSCCLYNAKEQVLFSGDTLFRGSIGRSDLQGGDAKTLARSLARLKELPAEVEVYPGHGPATTIGKERMSNRYW; this is encoded by the coding sequence ATGAAAGTACTGACATGCCCTGTCGGAAGTTTACAGACGAATTGCTACATAGTCGTGCACGAAAACTCTGCTGCTGTCATTGACCCGGGAGCAGATGAGGGCAGCATTATGGCACTTTTAGCCGGCGAAGGGGCCGCAGTAAAGAGCATTGTGCTTACACATGGTCACGCCGACCATGTGGCGGCGGCTGCCGCGCTGAAGCGCCTAACGGGGGCGCCTATCTTGGCCCATCCGGCGGACAGCTATCTTTTGCGCGCGACGGAGAATATGATTGCCAGAGCTTTAGGCCTAACCGAGGTCATCGTGCCCGATGTAGACCTGTCGGACGCTAAGTCGGTCAGCTTGGCAGGTATAGAATTTGCCGTGCTGGCTACGCCCGGCCATACACCCGGCTCCTGCTGTCTGTATAATGCCAAGGAACAGGTCCTGTTTTCGGGCGACACGTTGTTTCGCGGGAGCATCGGCCGTTCGGACCTGCAAGGTGGTGACGCCAAAACCCTCGCGCGTTCGTTAGCACGCCTGAAGGAACTGCCGGCGGAGGTAGAGGTCTACCCCGGGCACGGTCCAGCCACGACCATCGGCAAAGAGAGGATGAGCAACCGCTATTGGTGA
- the dtd gene encoding D-tyrosyl-tRNA(Tyr) deacylase encodes MRAVVQRVSRAKVSVAGEAVASIGSGLLVLVGVAQTDAASDAQFLAEKVAGLRIFPDSEGKMNLCVTEAGGEVLAVSQFTLLGDCRRGKRPSFSAAAEGSAAVALFDRFVAELCGRVGSVQTGVFGAMMEVELVNSGPVTLLLDSARQF; translated from the coding sequence GTGCGAGCGGTAGTACAACGAGTTAGTCGGGCGAAAGTAAGCGTAGCGGGCGAAGCAGTGGCAAGCATCGGCTCGGGTCTGTTGGTGCTCGTTGGCGTAGCGCAGACAGATGCCGCAAGCGATGCGCAGTTTCTTGCCGAGAAGGTCGCGGGCCTGCGCATCTTCCCTGACAGTGAGGGCAAGATGAACCTCTGCGTAACGGAGGCGGGCGGCGAAGTGCTGGCGGTGTCGCAGTTTACGCTGCTTGGCGACTGCCGCCGCGGCAAACGCCCGAGCTTCTCGGCCGCAGCGGAGGGAAGCGCAGCTGTCGCCCTGTTTGATAGATTTGTCGCCGAGCTCTGCGGCAGGGTAGGCAGTGTGCAGACCGGCGTGTTTGGGGCCATGATGGAGGTTGAGCTAGTAAATTCTGGGCCGGTGACGCTACTACTCGATAGCGCGCGGCAGTTTTAA
- a CDS encoding bifunctional (p)ppGpp synthetase/guanosine-3',5'-bis(diphosphate) 3'-pyrophosphohydrolase, with amino-acid sequence MDKAELFETLVARVKTHSPQADVAVLRRAFDFAERAHAGQLRESGDEYIGHPLEVALILADIHMDMETLSAAILHDVAEDTEVDLAQVAQEFGPRVAKLVDGVTKLSRLEYTSRQEQQAESLRKMFLAMAEDLRVVLIKLADRLHNMRTLKFRPPVKQKATAKETLDIYAPLANRLGISSMQWELEDLAFRYLEPTAYHDIAARVSARREDRQAVIAEVLDALRGQLADAGIRADVSGRSKHFYSIYKKMQAGKSFEEIYDLTALRVIVDTVSDCYAVLGIVHNLWHPIPGRIKDYIGTPKPNMYQSLHTTVVGERGQPLEFQIRTVAMHQVAEHGIAAHWKYKEGGRLEKSLIDKLTWLRSILEWQQELPGADEFVDGIKMDLFTDEVFVFTPKGDVIDLPVGSVPLDFAYRVHTDVGHRCVGAKVNGRMVPLTHELKTGDIVEIVTSKQASGPSRDWMKLVRTPQARSKIRQWFRKEQKAENIERGREMLQRELRRLLLPVDELLVEAYLEEAAEHLNYVSDEDLLAALGYGAVSLVQVVNRLTAAHARAKPQEAPLPVLPPSAPTELFAEVQVVGLENALLKFAKCCNPLPGDEIIGFVTRGRGVTVHTSTCPNVPSLQREKERLISVSWGNQTAPGYPVRVELIGMDRPGLLADVVHSLAEYKTNIAAMQARATKEQEAHVSFTIVVKDLIHLERVLSRLRKLRDVFTVRRVTYVTPHREGESSASGSTTS; translated from the coding sequence ATGGACAAGGCGGAGCTCTTTGAGACTCTGGTAGCTCGGGTGAAAACACACAGCCCGCAAGCCGATGTGGCGGTGCTTAGGCGGGCTTTTGACTTTGCCGAGCGTGCCCATGCCGGGCAGCTTAGGGAGTCCGGCGACGAATATATCGGTCACCCGCTAGAGGTAGCTCTCATCTTAGCCGACATCCATATGGATATGGAGACGCTCTCGGCAGCCATTTTACACGATGTAGCTGAAGATACAGAGGTTGACTTAGCTCAAGTGGCACAGGAGTTTGGCCCGCGCGTCGCCAAACTGGTAGACGGCGTAACGAAGCTCTCGCGGCTTGAGTACACCAGTAGGCAGGAGCAGCAGGCCGAATCCTTGCGCAAGATGTTTCTCGCCATGGCCGAAGACTTGCGGGTAGTGCTCATAAAGCTTGCGGACCGCTTGCACAATATGCGCACGCTTAAGTTTAGGCCGCCCGTCAAGCAAAAGGCCACCGCCAAAGAGACGCTAGATATTTACGCCCCCTTGGCGAACCGCCTCGGTATCAGCAGTATGCAGTGGGAACTTGAAGACCTGGCCTTTCGTTATCTAGAGCCCACCGCCTACCACGACATTGCGGCGCGCGTCTCGGCTAGGCGCGAAGACAGGCAGGCCGTGATTGCCGAGGTGCTCGATGCTTTGCGCGGCCAGTTAGCCGACGCAGGCATTAGAGCTGACGTGAGCGGACGATCTAAGCATTTCTACAGCATCTACAAAAAAATGCAGGCAGGCAAAAGCTTTGAGGAGATTTACGACCTGACGGCACTGCGCGTCATCGTCGACACAGTCAGCGACTGCTACGCCGTCCTTGGCATAGTGCATAACCTCTGGCACCCTATCCCCGGGCGCATCAAAGACTATATCGGCACGCCTAAGCCCAATATGTACCAGAGCCTGCACACTACGGTAGTAGGCGAGCGCGGTCAGCCACTCGAGTTTCAGATTAGGACTGTGGCTATGCATCAGGTTGCCGAACACGGCATTGCCGCGCACTGGAAGTATAAGGAGGGCGGCAGGCTAGAGAAGAGCCTAATTGACAAACTTACCTGGCTGCGCTCCATCCTCGAGTGGCAGCAGGAACTTCCGGGCGCCGACGAGTTCGTGGACGGCATTAAGATGGATTTGTTTACCGATGAAGTGTTCGTATTTACGCCCAAAGGAGACGTCATCGACTTGCCGGTAGGTTCAGTGCCGCTAGACTTTGCTTACCGCGTGCACACTGATGTTGGGCACCGTTGTGTAGGCGCAAAGGTCAATGGGCGCATGGTGCCGCTAACTCATGAGCTAAAGACCGGCGATATCGTGGAGATAGTTACTTCCAAGCAGGCGAGCGGGCCGAGCCGGGACTGGATGAAGTTAGTGCGCACGCCGCAGGCCCGCAGCAAAATCCGCCAGTGGTTTAGAAAAGAGCAGAAGGCGGAGAACATCGAGCGGGGACGCGAGATGCTGCAGCGCGAACTGCGGCGCCTGCTCTTACCGGTGGACGAACTGCTGGTAGAGGCCTACTTGGAGGAGGCGGCAGAGCACTTAAACTACGTGTCCGACGAAGATCTGTTAGCGGCACTTGGTTATGGCGCCGTCAGTTTGGTGCAGGTGGTAAACCGCCTCACGGCAGCGCACGCGCGCGCTAAGCCGCAGGAGGCACCTCTGCCTGTGCTGCCACCTAGTGCTCCTACTGAGCTTTTCGCCGAAGTACAGGTAGTTGGGCTTGAGAATGCCCTGCTAAAGTTTGCGAAGTGCTGCAACCCTCTTCCCGGAGATGAGATAATCGGCTTTGTCACGCGCGGGCGCGGAGTCACGGTACACACCAGTACTTGCCCTAATGTGCCGTCGCTGCAGCGGGAGAAGGAGAGGCTAATTTCCGTCAGTTGGGGTAACCAGACGGCGCCGGGTTATCCCGTGCGGGTAGAGCTTATCGGCATGGACAGGCCCGGGCTTTTGGCAGACGTGGTGCACTCTTTGGCCGAGTACAAGACAAACATCGCCGCCATGCAGGCGCGCGCCACAAAAGAACAGGAAGCGCACGTGAGTTTTACGATTGTCGTCAAGGACCTGATTCACCTCGAACGGGTGCTGTCGCGCTTACGCAAGCTGCGCGACGTGTTTACCGTGCGGCGTGTAACGTACGTTACTCCACACAGAGAGGGCGAGAGCAGTGCGAGCGGTAGTACAACGAGTTAG
- a CDS encoding adenine phosphoribosyltransferase, with product MHKIRDIPDFPKPGILFRDITTLLKDGPALRQAIDDFAVLCRDIEFDLVVAPEARGFIVGVPLAYSLHKGFVPVRKAGKLPAKTRRASYTLEYGEDKLEIHEDAIAAGTRVLVVDDLLATGGTIRSTVDLVESLGGKVVGAAFLIELTALDGRKLLGGYPVFSLIQY from the coding sequence ATGCACAAGATTAGGGATATCCCAGATTTTCCGAAGCCAGGGATTCTGTTTCGGGACATTACGACGCTGTTAAAGGACGGGCCCGCGCTGCGGCAAGCGATAGACGACTTTGCCGTGCTCTGCCGCGACATCGAGTTTGACCTCGTGGTAGCGCCGGAGGCGCGCGGCTTCATTGTGGGCGTACCCCTGGCGTATAGCTTGCACAAGGGTTTTGTGCCGGTGCGCAAAGCCGGTAAGCTGCCGGCGAAGACGCGTCGCGCTAGTTATACGCTTGAGTATGGTGAGGACAAACTCGAAATCCACGAGGACGCCATCGCGGCAGGCACGCGCGTCCTAGTGGTTGACGACTTGTTGGCTACGGGCGGCACTATTCGCTCCACGGTAGACTTAGTGGAGTCGTTAGGCGGCAAGGTCGTAGGTGCAGCGTTTCTTATCGAGTTAACCGCCCTAGATGGGCGAAAGTTGCTCGGCGGGTATCCCGTTTTCTCTTTGATTCAGTATTAA
- the recJ gene encoding single-stranded-DNA-specific exonuclease RecJ: protein MNSRLHPVLTRILHQRGLTTEQEVLRFLFPDFSHEHDPFLLQGMDAAVQRLLAARERQEKVMVHGDYDADGITAAALMYKALASMGIKTYVYIPSREDGYGLQSEGLLLAREKGCTVVVTVDCGTTAVNEAEEALALGLDLIITDHHTPGDVLPRAVALINPRLSTCGYPGKELAGVGVAYKLACALLGEKARAFLDLVAVGTVADVAPLVGENRLYVQKGLQLLRTPALGFSALMQVAGVQPAGIRAGHIAFALAPRLNAAGRIADASLPLQLLLTSDENKAAAIAEELNELNRERQRLEQSVLTEALALVDTREKAIVLSAPNWPHGVVGIVAARLVEKYYRPVILLCQGEQGEWRGSGRSVQGFDLVAGLRRCADKLTKCGGHSLAAGLTLTDEHLAGFRAAFLAVANEIPEAVLVPRVRIDAELDVADATADLAAAIELLAPFGVGNPEPVFGGKNLTLTEKRLVGKAQEHLRIMWASTEGRTGAGIMFRAAERAVDLAVGDRLSIAFRLGTDEYRGQTQVSFRLQDIKVGAEWWAIMSPLLSDAHFVRLPQAVKSAFFTPPHLFTPLYLRRKGAQFEVHPKLALDEADACVVVAPACSFAEADVMYNGTGQCALLVPDRRALLAMYRFMASRQSFTPAQFAEEFRLPQAVALSVAAAALRIYAELNLLVYSFDGVAVHCTVQPITKQDLSQSATFVALAAWSKQGG, encoded by the coding sequence ATGAACAGCCGCCTGCATCCTGTCTTAACGCGCATTTTGCACCAGCGGGGGCTTACGACAGAACAGGAGGTTCTGCGCTTCCTGTTCCCGGATTTCTCCCACGAACACGACCCCTTTCTGCTCCAAGGCATGGACGCGGCAGTGCAGAGGCTACTGGCAGCACGTGAGCGCCAAGAGAAAGTAATGGTGCACGGCGACTACGACGCGGACGGCATTACCGCCGCCGCCCTAATGTATAAGGCACTGGCGTCCATGGGGATTAAGACCTATGTTTACATACCATCCCGCGAGGACGGCTATGGCCTGCAGTCGGAAGGACTTCTGCTGGCCAGAGAGAAAGGGTGTACGGTAGTCGTTACGGTCGACTGCGGGACTACCGCTGTGAACGAAGCCGAGGAAGCGCTTGCGCTTGGCCTAGACCTGATTATTACCGACCACCATACGCCCGGCGACGTCTTGCCGCGCGCGGTTGCGCTCATTAACCCGCGCCTTAGCACGTGCGGGTATCCCGGCAAAGAACTGGCGGGCGTCGGCGTGGCCTATAAGTTAGCGTGCGCTCTCCTAGGCGAGAAGGCACGCGCTTTCCTAGACCTAGTCGCCGTGGGCACGGTGGCCGATGTGGCACCGCTCGTGGGCGAGAACAGGCTGTATGTGCAAAAGGGGCTGCAGCTTTTAAGAACCCCCGCGCTGGGCTTTTCCGCTCTTATGCAGGTGGCCGGGGTGCAGCCCGCAGGTATACGAGCGGGGCATATAGCGTTCGCACTAGCACCGCGCCTTAACGCCGCCGGCCGGATTGCCGATGCCTCACTCCCCCTGCAACTGCTCCTTACCTCCGATGAAAACAAAGCGGCGGCAATTGCCGAGGAACTAAACGAGCTTAACCGCGAGCGCCAGCGCCTCGAACAGAGCGTGCTGACAGAAGCCCTCGCTTTGGTCGATACCAGGGAAAAAGCCATTGTTCTGTCGGCGCCAAATTGGCCGCACGGCGTGGTCGGCATCGTCGCCGCACGCTTGGTAGAGAAGTACTACCGCCCGGTAATCTTGTTGTGCCAAGGAGAGCAGGGAGAGTGGCGAGGCTCAGGGCGCAGTGTGCAGGGTTTTGACCTTGTGGCGGGACTTAGGCGCTGTGCCGATAAGCTAACAAAATGCGGCGGGCACAGCCTAGCAGCCGGCCTGACTCTTACTGACGAACACTTGGCGGGCTTTAGGGCTGCATTCCTGGCGGTGGCCAACGAAATACCTGAGGCAGTACTCGTGCCCCGCGTCAGAATCGATGCCGAGTTAGATGTTGCGGACGCGACCGCCGATTTGGCTGCGGCCATCGAGCTCTTGGCCCCGTTTGGGGTAGGGAATCCGGAGCCCGTGTTTGGCGGCAAAAATCTCACCCTTACCGAGAAGCGCCTTGTCGGCAAAGCACAGGAGCACCTGCGCATTATGTGGGCGTCGACAGAAGGAAGGACGGGCGCGGGCATTATGTTTAGAGCCGCCGAGCGCGCTGTCGATTTGGCGGTGGGGGACCGGCTAAGCATTGCCTTTCGCCTAGGTACCGACGAGTATCGCGGGCAAACACAGGTGTCCTTTCGCCTGCAGGACATTAAAGTCGGCGCCGAGTGGTGGGCGATAATGTCGCCTCTCCTTTCCGACGCACACTTTGTTCGCCTGCCGCAAGCAGTAAAGTCCGCGTTCTTTACGCCGCCGCATCTCTTTACGCCACTCTACTTGCGGCGTAAGGGCGCGCAGTTTGAAGTTCACCCCAAACTCGCCTTAGACGAAGCCGACGCGTGTGTCGTAGTTGCTCCTGCTTGCTCTTTTGCCGAGGCGGATGTAATGTATAATGGTACAGGGCAGTGTGCCCTACTTGTGCCTGACCGCAGGGCCCTCTTGGCTATGTACCGCTTTATGGCCAGCCGCCAAAGCTTTACGCCCGCGCAGTTTGCGGAGGAGTTTAGGCTCCCGCAGGCTGTAGCCCTAAGCGTCGCAGCTGCCGCGCTTAGGATTTATGCGGAGCTCAACTTGCTTGTGTATAGCTTCGATGGCGTCGCCGTGCACTGCACGGTTCAACCTATAACTAAGCAGGATTTGTCTCAGTCAGCTACCTTTGTGGCGCTTGCCGCTTGGAGCAAACAAGGAGGTTAA